In the genome of Pelagicoccus enzymogenes, the window CGGGGATGGCTTAAACCTGCCATCGGATCTCCGCAGCTCCCGCAGCGATGCGGGAGTCGGACATGAGGAATCAGCAGAGGGCATAGTAGCGCCATGAGGCGAGCCGGGAGTAGCTGCCGACGGGGGACCCGTCCAGCGAAGGGTCCGAAACTCGCATGGGGCGAAGGCCCGAACCGACACGACGGGTTCCGGCCCGAACTCTCGCCCTGCGGGTATGCCTCGCCAGAGGTAGCGCAAGGGCGGCGGGAAGCGGACAGCCGGGACTCGGAACGCGACCTGATGGAAGCGATCCTGGACGCGGAGAACGTGTCCGGGGCGTGGAAGCGGGTGAGGGCCAACAAGGGCGCGGCGGGGGTGGACGGAGTGTCCGTTGAGGACTTCCCCGGCCTCTTCCGCGAAGCTTGGCCCAGGCTGCGCGAGCGGCTGGCGGAGGGCTCGTACGAGCCCGCGCCGACGTTGCGCGCGGAGATAGGCAAGCCCGACGGGGGCAAGAGGCTGCTGGGGATCCCGACCGTATTGGACCGGGTGATACAGCAGGCGATCGTGAGGGTTCTGGGGCCGATATTGGATCCGGGCTTCAGCGAAAGCAGCTTCGGCTTCCGTCCCAATCGCTCGGCGCGCCATGCGGTCGAGCAAGTTGGCGACACCATAAAGTCGGGTCGGCGCGTGGCGGTGGACTTGGACCTGTCCAAGTTCTTCGACCGCGTCGATCATGATATATTGATGTCGAGCCTTGGGAGGAAGGTCCGCGACAGGCGCGTCCTGCGCTTGGTGGGCAAGTACCTCCGGGCGGGAGTCCAGGTCGACGGGCGCCTGCATGCGACGAGGGGGGGCGTGCCTCAGGGCGGTCCGCTTTCGCCGCTGCTGGCCAACGTGGTCCTGGACGAGCTCGACAAGGAGCTCGAATCGCGCGGCCATCGCTTCGCCCGCTACGCGGACGACTTCGTCGTACTCGTCAAGAGCCCTCGGGCTGGCGAGCGGGTGATGGCGAGCGTGAGGAAGTTCCTCGAGCGCAGGCTCAAGCTGAAGGTGAACGAGGGGAAGAGCCGCGTCGTGAAGGCGAGGGAACTGGAGTTCCTCGGCTTCGCCTTCGGAACCGGCGGGA includes:
- the ltrA gene encoding group II intron reverse transcriptase/maturase; the encoded protein is MEAILDAENVSGAWKRVRANKGAAGVDGVSVEDFPGLFREAWPRLRERLAEGSYEPAPTLRAEIGKPDGGKRLLGIPTVLDRVIQQAIVRVLGPILDPGFSESSFGFRPNRSARHAVEQVGDTIKSGRRVAVDLDLSKFFDRVDHDILMSSLGRKVRDRRVLRLVGKYLRAGVQVDGRLHATRGGVPQGGPLSPLLANVVLDELDKELESRGHRFARYADDFVVLVKSPRAGERVMASVRKFLERRLKLKVNEGKSRVVKARELEFLGFAFGTGGKIVWSEKSLGVFKRRIREYTCRSWSVSMERRLLKLAQYVRGWMGYYGVSRTFKEARRLDHWIRRRVRCCYWKQWKTHSNRVRQLVSLGVDLRTAVKTAVTRLGHWKMSKTPGVSQALSKGYLKGQGVPSLVELWTRVHYPDTSR